A single region of the Neisseria zoodegmatis genome encodes:
- a CDS encoding Cof-type HAD-IIB family hydrolase, producing the protein MNNPKIIFFDIDDTLYRKYTDTLRPSVQQAVAALKQRGILTAIATGRPYAAIPAKVRALAEDAGMDLLLTINGQFIRYRGEIIDKCPLDNAVVETLCNYLDGQNIAYAFVSNDNIAVSALTPLVEETLKHIFPEPLVDKAFFQKNEVFQMLAFYDATREQEIADITTRYGYKTVRWHEQAVDILNAEGSKARGIAKAVQKLGIDMQDVMAFGDGLNDIEMMKAVGFGVAMGNGHPDLKAVADYICPTVEEDGIYKGLKALGVIE; encoded by the coding sequence ATGAACAACCCCAAAATCATCTTTTTCGACATAGACGACACCTTATACCGCAAATATACCGACACCCTCAGACCTTCCGTACAACAAGCCGTGGCAGCTCTCAAACAACGCGGTATTCTTACCGCCATAGCCACAGGCCGCCCCTACGCCGCTATTCCTGCCAAAGTGCGTGCGCTTGCAGAAGATGCCGGCATGGATTTGCTGCTAACCATCAACGGCCAGTTTATCCGCTACCGCGGCGAAATCATCGACAAGTGCCCTTTGGATAACGCAGTTGTTGAAACTCTATGCAACTACTTAGACGGGCAAAACATCGCCTATGCTTTTGTATCCAACGACAATATCGCCGTATCCGCCCTCACCCCGCTGGTGGAAGAAACACTCAAACACATCTTTCCCGAACCGCTTGTCGATAAAGCATTTTTCCAAAAAAACGAAGTGTTTCAAATGCTGGCTTTTTATGATGCAACACGCGAACAGGAAATCGCCGATATCACTACCCGTTACGGCTATAAAACCGTGCGTTGGCACGAGCAGGCCGTCGATATTCTCAATGCCGAAGGCTCGAAAGCGCGCGGGATTGCCAAAGCCGTACAAAAATTAGGCATCGATATGCAAGACGTTATGGCATTCGGCGACGGTTTGAACGACATCGAAATGATGAAAGCCGTAGGATTCGGCGTTGCGATGGGCAACGGCCATCCCGATTTGAAAGCCGTTGCCGACTACATTTGCCCGACAGTAGAAGAAGACGGCATATACAAAGGCTTGAAAGCATTAGGCGTGATTGAATAA
- the adhP gene encoding alcohol dehydrogenase AdhP yields the protein MKMKAAVVTPDSNGNVEIIEREIRPLENGEALVEVEYCGVCHTDLHVAAGDYGQKPGRVLGHEGIGIVTETAPGVTRLKKGDRVSIAWLYKSCGSCEYCNTGRETLCRTVLNAGYTADGGMATHCIVDADYAVKVPDGLDPAQASSITCAGVTTYKGIKVSGVRPGQWIAVYGAGGLGNLGVQYAKKVFGAHVIAIDINDDKLALAKEVGADIVINAAKEDAAKVIQEKVGGAHAAVVTAVSRAAFNSSVDCVRAGGRVVAIGLPPETMDLSIPRIVLDGIEIVGSLVGTRKDLEEAFQFGAEGIVVPVVQTRTLDETNDIFQEMRDGKIQGRMVIDMKKSCGCTHH from the coding sequence ATGAAAATGAAAGCAGCAGTGGTCACCCCCGACAGCAACGGTAACGTAGAAATTATCGAACGCGAAATCCGCCCTCTTGAAAACGGCGAAGCATTGGTAGAAGTAGAATATTGCGGCGTGTGCCATACCGACTTGCACGTTGCCGCCGGCGATTATGGCCAAAAACCCGGACGCGTACTCGGTCACGAAGGTATCGGCATCGTAACCGAAACCGCTCCCGGCGTAACCCGTCTCAAAAAAGGCGACCGCGTCAGCATCGCTTGGCTGTATAAAAGCTGCGGTTCGTGCGAATACTGCAATACCGGCCGCGAAACCCTTTGCCGCACCGTATTGAACGCCGGCTATACTGCCGACGGTGGCATGGCCACGCACTGTATCGTAGATGCCGATTATGCCGTTAAAGTACCCGACGGCTTAGACCCCGCCCAAGCCAGCAGCATTACCTGCGCAGGCGTAACCACTTATAAAGGCATCAAAGTTTCCGGCGTCCGCCCCGGACAATGGATTGCCGTTTACGGCGCCGGCGGTTTGGGCAATTTGGGTGTGCAATACGCCAAAAAAGTGTTCGGCGCACATGTGATCGCCATCGACATCAACGACGACAAACTGGCTTTGGCGAAAGAAGTGGGTGCAGACATCGTGATTAACGCCGCCAAAGAAGACGCAGCCAAAGTGATACAGGAAAAAGTCGGAGGCGCACATGCCGCAGTCGTTACCGCCGTTTCCCGTGCGGCCTTCAACTCTTCCGTAGACTGCGTGCGCGCTGGCGGGCGCGTCGTAGCCATCGGTTTGCCGCCCGAAACCATGGATTTATCCATCCCCCGCATCGTGTTGGACGGCATCGAAATCGTCGGCTCGCTGGTAGGCACGCGTAAAGACTTGGAAGAAGCATTCCAATTCGGCGCGGAAGGCATTGTCGTTCCTGTCGTACAAACCCGTACGCTCGACGAAACCAACGACATTTTCCAAGAAATGCGCGACGGTAAAATCCAAGGCCGTATGGTTATCGATATGAAGAAAAGCTGCGGCTGCACACATCACTAA
- the rlmD gene encoding 23S rRNA (uracil(1939)-C(5))-methyltransferase RlmD, which produces MDNTTELEHIAEVFALDYEGRGVAKINGKTVFIEGALPTEQVSLVINQEKKHFSEARVVNVLRPSVERVQPKCSYFDTCGGCVLQHASAKSQVAFKQRILEEQLEKIGGVKPDEFMPPIYGLEWAYRNRVRFSISTNDRNSLIMGFKAKYSHNVIDIESCEILPKSVSDILPRLKAVLQKIVKINGKINYIECFVGERVTVLNVCMQEALKRETKELLKDFSDGLNQSSDCFWQLWVQINKEVAFPFYPDSAPMLSYGLPEYGITMPYLPGDFTQVNMQMNALMINRALVLMDAQKNERVVDLFCGLGNFTLPMAKSGAQVVGIEGADYLVRRASKNACLNKCNNIIFKQADLFKTDQATVASWGRFDKMLLDPPRSGAYALVKSLHNPYLPKRIVYVSCNPSTLARDAAVLVGKGYHFKSAGVMNMFAQTAHVEAMAWFELH; this is translated from the coding sequence ATGGATAATACTACTGAATTGGAACACATAGCAGAGGTTTTTGCTTTAGATTACGAAGGGCGTGGTGTTGCAAAGATAAATGGTAAGACGGTTTTTATTGAAGGCGCATTACCAACCGAGCAGGTATCCTTGGTAATCAACCAAGAAAAAAAGCATTTCAGTGAAGCAAGAGTAGTTAATGTCCTGCGTCCTTCCGTCGAGCGGGTTCAGCCTAAGTGTAGTTATTTTGATACATGTGGAGGATGTGTGCTGCAACATGCATCGGCAAAATCACAGGTTGCATTTAAGCAGAGAATTTTAGAGGAGCAGCTAGAGAAAATAGGTGGCGTGAAACCGGATGAGTTTATGCCGCCTATTTATGGCTTGGAATGGGCTTATCGAAATCGGGTGCGTTTCAGTATTTCAACCAATGATCGAAATTCTTTGATAATGGGTTTTAAAGCTAAGTACAGTCATAATGTCATTGATATTGAAAGCTGCGAAATTTTGCCTAAGTCGGTTTCAGATATTTTGCCTAGACTGAAAGCAGTATTGCAAAAAATAGTTAAGATAAATGGAAAAATTAACTATATAGAATGTTTTGTTGGGGAACGCGTAACAGTTTTGAATGTCTGTATGCAGGAAGCGTTGAAGAGAGAGACAAAAGAGCTGTTAAAAGATTTTTCAGACGGACTTAATCAATCGAGTGATTGTTTTTGGCAGCTTTGGGTTCAAATTAATAAAGAAGTAGCTTTCCCTTTTTATCCGGATTCGGCTCCAATGCTCAGTTACGGTTTACCTGAATATGGCATTACTATGCCTTACCTTCCTGGAGATTTTACCCAGGTCAATATGCAGATGAATGCCTTAATGATCAACCGAGCGTTGGTTTTAATGGATGCTCAGAAAAATGAGCGGGTAGTTGATTTATTTTGCGGATTGGGTAACTTTACGCTTCCTATGGCAAAAAGTGGTGCGCAGGTGGTTGGTATTGAAGGAGCTGATTATCTTGTTCGTAGAGCTTCCAAAAATGCTTGTCTAAATAAGTGTAATAATATTATTTTTAAACAGGCAGATTTATTTAAAACGGATCAGGCTACTGTTGCGAGTTGGGGAAGGTTTGACAAAATGCTGCTCGATCCGCCTAGAAGTGGAGCTTATGCATTGGTGAAATCTTTGCATAATCCATATTTACCAAAGAGAATAGTGTATGTTTCATGCAATCCATCAACGCTTGCGAGGGATGCGGCTGTGTTGGTCGGTAAAGGTTATCATTTTAAATCAGCCGGTGTTATGAATATGTTTGCCCAAACAGCACACGTTGAAGCTATGGCGTGGTTTGAGTTGCATTAA
- a CDS encoding 3'-5' exonuclease translates to MMDLASRWPQLAAYFSDFKIPVAIVDLESTGGNLYADRVTEIAVLRFENGTIQRYEWLVNPKQSISQFITALTGIDNAMVADAPAFADLSDTLLPLLRGTLLIAHNSRFDYTFLRHEFQRIGVSFAAPTLCTVQLSRRLYPQFHKHNLDSIIQRFDIDAAQRHRAMTDVMALADFLEKSLAEKGTEEWERHFHSLIQPKILPAWLPAALSQQIYALPDSYGVSIWRDKKGNATSMHVHEKAFSEIAASLQNQESVPFIREISDIQFIPALGKLHALYQKAQLATEHASRPSEKSSHYLTVQFTTDECSRLQAKIVSLSNGCMTHPPTGLFLHKKSAKRALTAWANEYGLCPSSLNILPTTHAHNVPCPVQEIGRCSGHCHTESGIETQNRKILEHAPSLPVADWGKARKVEVVESDVLSGREIVLNCEGGALELPDGRWYFDHTLPALLKEKFKSGKNAVHIIKAV, encoded by the coding sequence ATGATGGATCTGGCTTCACGCTGGCCGCAATTGGCGGCATATTTTTCCGACTTTAAGATACCCGTGGCTATTGTTGACCTTGAATCCACGGGCGGGAATTTATATGCAGACCGTGTTACTGAAATTGCCGTGCTGCGTTTTGAAAACGGAACGATTCAGCGGTATGAATGGCTGGTGAACCCCAAGCAGTCGATTTCCCAATTTATCACCGCGCTTACCGGCATTGATAACGCTATGGTTGCCGATGCGCCTGCTTTTGCCGATTTATCCGATACATTATTGCCTTTGTTGCGTGGCACTTTATTAATCGCCCACAACAGCCGCTTTGATTACACTTTCCTCCGCCACGAGTTCCAAAGAATCGGTGTGAGTTTTGCCGCGCCAACTTTGTGCACCGTGCAACTTTCCCGCCGTCTCTACCCTCAATTTCACAAACACAACCTCGACAGCATTATTCAGCGATTCGATATTGATGCGGCACAACGGCATCGGGCGATGACCGACGTTATGGCGTTAGCTGATTTTTTGGAAAAAAGTCTGGCAGAAAAAGGAACGGAAGAATGGGAGCGCCATTTCCACTCCCTTATCCAACCCAAAATATTGCCTGCATGGCTCCCCGCCGCGCTTTCCCAACAAATTTACGCTCTGCCGGACAGCTATGGCGTTTCGATATGGCGCGACAAAAAAGGCAACGCTACAAGCATGCATGTGCATGAAAAAGCTTTTTCCGAAATCGCCGCTTCTTTGCAAAACCAAGAAAGCGTGCCGTTCATACGCGAAATCAGCGATATACAATTCATCCCCGCTTTGGGCAAACTGCATGCGCTGTATCAAAAAGCGCAATTGGCAACAGAACATGCCTCGAGACCGTCTGAAAAAAGCAGCCATTATCTAACCGTGCAATTCACGACCGACGAATGCTCGCGCTTGCAAGCCAAGATTGTTTCTTTAAGCAACGGCTGCATGACTCATCCGCCTACCGGGCTGTTTCTTCACAAGAAATCCGCCAAACGGGCATTAACGGCGTGGGCAAACGAATACGGGCTTTGCCCCTCTTCACTCAATATTTTGCCGACCACTCACGCACACAATGTTCCCTGCCCTGTTCAGGAAATCGGCCGTTGCAGCGGACATTGCCATACTGAAAGCGGCATCGAAACCCAAAACCGCAAAATCCTTGAACACGCACCTTCTTTACCCGTAGCCGACTGGGGAAAAGCCCGAAAAGTGGAGGTTGTAGAATCAGACGTCCTTTCAGGCCGAGAAATTGTTTTGAACTGCGAAGGCGGCGCGTTGGAACTTCCTGACGGCCGCTGGTATTTCGACCATACCTTGCCCGCACTGCTCAAAGAAAAATTCAAATCAGGCAAAAACGCAGTTCACATCATAAAGGCCGTCTGA
- a CDS encoding L,D-transpeptidase family protein, which translates to MKRINFSLICTIFCATAAANTPIPDASPVASGQHVIINIPQQRLFLFNDGKLVKAYPVAVGKAATQTTLGEHKIGAKAFNPTWHIPKSIQKERGDGVKTIPPGPQNPLGPVFVRMGDPKLGLGIHGTNAPASVPGVRSHGCVRMKSPDALEFAKTIHSGSPVSVVYQMATLNVDANNHLWLAVYRDPYNQKNLDAEVLRKSINAWVKAHGKSVNPKRVAAILKNRTGSPNCLTCKQSVKMKAPLKSIAWTTGSALPTKPKAIPVEPPKPKDEILPPGTEIEVDAESTTPSQTPKNDQPSTQPAQNAKKDLPEKVTNGQSPQPVTPKNGVRQDFTEPTDTLF; encoded by the coding sequence ATGAAAAGAATCAACTTCAGCCTTATTTGCACCATATTCTGCGCAACAGCCGCAGCCAATACACCTATACCCGATGCATCCCCTGTAGCCAGCGGTCAGCACGTCATTATCAATATTCCGCAACAACGCCTGTTTCTTTTTAACGACGGTAAATTGGTAAAAGCATATCCGGTTGCAGTAGGGAAAGCAGCCACCCAAACCACTTTGGGCGAACATAAAATTGGAGCAAAAGCCTTCAATCCGACGTGGCACATCCCTAAAAGCATTCAAAAAGAACGCGGCGATGGCGTTAAAACCATTCCTCCCGGACCTCAGAATCCCTTAGGGCCTGTTTTTGTGCGCATGGGTGATCCCAAACTCGGTTTAGGCATTCACGGCACCAATGCTCCTGCCAGCGTACCCGGAGTGCGTAGTCACGGCTGTGTACGCATGAAATCGCCCGACGCCCTCGAATTTGCAAAAACCATCCATAGCGGCTCACCCGTTTCAGTGGTTTATCAGATGGCCACGTTAAATGTGGATGCAAACAACCACCTATGGCTCGCAGTATATCGCGACCCCTATAACCAAAAAAATCTAGATGCCGAAGTCTTACGTAAAAGCATCAATGCGTGGGTTAAAGCGCACGGTAAATCTGTTAATCCTAAGCGGGTTGCAGCCATCCTTAAAAACCGAACCGGTTCGCCCAACTGCCTAACCTGCAAACAAAGCGTAAAAATGAAAGCACCTTTGAAATCGATAGCATGGACAACAGGCTCTGCACTGCCCACCAAACCAAAAGCTATTCCGGTAGAACCACCGAAGCCTAAAGACGAAATACTTCCTCCGGGTACTGAAATTGAAGTGGATGCCGAAAGCACCACTCCATCACAAACACCTAAAAATGATCAGCCATCTACGCAACCGGCTCAAAACGCAAAGAAAGATTTACCTGAAAAAGTAACAAATGGCCAATCTCCACAACCCGTAACTCCTAAAAACGGAGTTAGACAAGACTTTACAGAGCCGACCGACACTTTGTTTTGA